In Thalassospira sp. ER-Se-21-Dark, the genomic stretch GAACCGCCGATCTCTGGCCTCAATCGCAGACAAGGCGAACACCGCGCCCTGATCAAAAACATGCCCGCGCGCAGATTGGTACATGCCGACGTGATCTGAACGAACCCCGCAATCGAGATCAAGGTCACGACCCGGAAATTGAACATAGCTGTAATGGGCCGGAACGGATTCCGTGACATGCATATGGGCAAGTTGTGTCGGGGTGAGCCAGGTGATCGAAACACGCACGCGCGTGCCCGATGAGGGCGCAAGCGTTGCCGGAACTGCGCCGTATCCGGTTATGTGCGTTGAATAGACAATATCATGATGTGCCAGCCAGCCATGCGTCACCGGAATTTCATCAGACAAGTTTTGATGGGTGAATTTTCGGGCGAGTTGAACCGGCGCACGATTGGACCCGACGGCCAGAACCGGTGTCCTGCCCCTTGTAGCAATCGCGACGTCTGATGGCTCCATCGCAACTACGTCACCACCACGAAACAGAAAATCATGGCCCGGCGCAGGATAGGGATACAAAAACGCGCGCAGGAGGTCCTGCGCGCGTGGATGCTGTTCGATCTGGTCGCGCAACACGGGATCCGTGATCATATGCGCATCAGATATCGAAAACATGCTGGTCGTCCGGCTTAGCCTTCGACAACGCGATAGCGATAGTTGCAGTCGTCAACATGCTGCCATGCCAGTTTCGACCATGCTTTTTCTGCATCGCCAAACGTGGCAAACGGGCCATGACGTTCTTCTTCGCCGCCAACCGGGGTTTCAAAATCGGTGCTTTCGTATTCGCCACCGACAACCCAGTATTCTTCAAGGCGTTCGATACGATACCGCGAGTTCGCGTCATCAACCGATTGCCAGGCCATTTTCGACCATTCCTTTTCGGCGTCTTCGAAGCTGCCAAACGGACCAACTTTGGTTTCTTCGCCAATCGGCTTGTCGAAACCGGTATCCTGATAGGTGCCCCCGATAACCCAGTACTTGGCCATCTGTGCGTCCTTCATGCTTTTGGTGAGTTGCCAGGTCGCGTGCTGTGGGTCACGCGACTCTTTTCCTTGCCCATGTATAACCAAATGATGCGCTGACCAAAACCGCAAAATTATGCATCGCCGTGCAACGCAGCATTGTCAGATCATGTAGGGATGGATCGATGCGGTTACAAATGACGTATTTGACAACAGCAAGGTTGTCCCGTTTCGCTCCGCGGCGTATGAAGACAATCAGGTTTCAAAGCTTTGCAGATGACAGGTGCCATGCCCTATCAATCCCTTCGTGACTTCATGGATGCGCTGGAAAAAACCGGCCGTCTTGTCCGTGTCACTGAACCGGTCTCCCCCAATCTTGAAATGACGGAAATCCAGACCCGCCTTCTGGCCGAAGGTGGCCCGGCTGTTCTGTTTGAAAATGTTGTCGGTGATGACGGCAAAAAATATGACATGCCGGTTCTGGTCAACCTGTTTGGCACCGTGGACCGCGTGGCGGCGGGCATGAACCGCAAGCCCGAAGAACTGCGCGAAGTCGGCGAAACGCTGGCGTTCCTCAAACAGCCAGAACCACCGGCCAGCATCCGCGAAGCTTTTTCGATGCTGCCGCTTGCCAAAACCGTGATGGCGATGAAACCCAAAACGGTTTCGAAGGCCCCTTGTCAGGAAATTGTTCTTCAGGGTGATGACATCGACCTTGCGAGAATCCCGGTGCAATCCTGCTGGCCCGGCGAGCCCGGCCCGCTGATCACCTGGCCGCTGGTCGTGACCCAGGGGCCAAGTGCTGGCACCAAGGGCGGTGACAAGCGCGATGTGTTTAACCTTGGCATCTATCGCATGCAGGTGTTGGGCAAAAACAAAACCATCATGCGCTGGCTAAAGCATCGTGGCGGTGCGCAGCATCATGCGCGCTGGAAACAGGAAAAGCGTGAACCGCTGCCAGCTGCCATCGTTCTGGGTGCTGATCCGGGCACGATCCTCGCCGCTGTCACCCCGGTCCCTGATACCCTTTCGGAATATCAGTTTGCCGGGCTTTTGCGCGGCGAGAAAGTTGAACTGGTCGATTGCAAAACTGTCCCGCTCAAGGTCCCGGCCACGGCCGAGATCATTCTTGAAGGCTATGTATCGCTTGATGAATATGCGCCGGAAGGGCCGTATGGCGACCACACCGGTTATTATAACTCGGTCGAAGATTTCCCGGTCTTTACCGTGACTGCCATCACCATGCGCAAAAAGCCGATCTATCTGTCGACCTTCACCGGCCGCCCGCCAGATGAACCATCGGTTCTGGGCGAAGCACTGAACGACGTGTTCGTGCCGCTTTTGCAGCAACAATTCCCGGAAATCGTCGATTTCTGGCTGCCGCCAGAGGGATGCAGCTATCGCATTGCGGTTGTTTCGATGAAGAAGGCCTATGCCGGTCATGCCAAGCGCGTGATGATGGGCGTCTGGTCGTTCCTGCGTCAGTTCATGTACACCAAATTCGTCATTGTCGTGGATGACGACATTGATGTCCGTGACTGGAAAGACGTCATGTGGGCGATCTCAACCCGGATGGACCCGGTGCGCGATATCACGACCGTCACCGACACCCCGATCGATTACCTTGATTTCGCATCCCCTGTTTCGGGCCTTGGCGGCAAGCTTGGCCTTGATGCCACCAACAAGCTACCCGGCGAAACCAACCGCGAATGGGGTGAAAAGATCTATATGGATGATGACATCATCGACCGTGTCGATCAGAAATGGGAACGCTATGGCCTGCCCGGAACGGGTAAGAAGATTTGGCGGGACTGATCGCTAAAAGCCGTGAAAGACCATATCGAGTGCGTTGGTGAGGGCGAAACTATCTTCGAACTCACCAGCTTTCTCACCAATTTCCGCCAACCCAACCGTTGCGATAAACTGTGGCAACAAAACCCAGTCGTCGCCATTTATCTGTATGACGGGATTAAGCCGGTCGGCGGGCATGGTATATTCGGCGATTGGTTTCAGGGGCACGACAACCCGTGTCTGCAAATCAGAAAGCAGATCCGACTGCACATCAACGACATAGCCATCCTCGAAACGGCAAATATCCCCCTTGGCCATCAGAACTTCCGATGTTTGGCCAAAGGTATGCCGTGTTTTTCGACATAGCTGTTGCTGGCTGCAAGGGCTGCCTTGTTTTGCTCTTTCCAGAGTTCAGCACGTTTCATCGAAATCGCATCACGCAAACCTGACTCGGCTGAGCGCGAAATGTTGATCCCGAGTTTTTTGGCCTCTTGCAACAATTCAGCATCAAGACTGACATTTGTCGGCTTGCGCTGCTTGGCTTTGACATCTGCGGTCATTTACGCAACTTTCATGTGCATATTTATGCGCATACTTTATCAGCAAACGACACCAAGCTCAATTTCTGAAGAACATCCAGTGATCGCCATTTTCATCCGGCTTATCGGAATAGAAAAACTGCGGCGCATCACACATGAAATCGTCAACGCGGATGGCGAAATTGCACATATCCGCATCGCCCATAACTTCGGCCATATATTCAGTACTGTTTTCCTGCCAGCTCAGCACTGGTGGTGCTGTTTCATCAAAGACACAGAGGGCAAACTGCTCGGACTGCTTGAACGGAATATAACGGATTTCACTGTGATCTTTGGCACCATGGTTGGTCACAAACAACAGTGCGAAAAACGGACCATCAGGGTTATCAAGGTCAACCCAACCGGCGATGCGATCAAGCACGCCGTCACAGGTAAAATCACCGGTCAGCATCTGATGGCGATAGTTTCGCGCGTACTGCCCTCCCTGCCAGCGCATTTCGTAATAGAACTGTGCGCTTGAAACCGGATCGGTTTCACCATTCGCATTCAGCTCCCACACACCATTTTCATCCCAGCCTTTCATCACAGTCTTGCTGTCATCTGCGAATGCAGGGCTGACCAATCCGATCAGGCAAGCCACACTAAGCCCGGAAAGAATTTTCTGCTTGTTCATCGCGTTCCCGTTTATCTGGCGCCATTAGCTTTTGTTTGTCTGACTATAACAGAAAGCCGTTTGAAATCTGTCATTGACCGGGCCTTGCCATTCTGCCCTCGTCCTGCCACCTCTGAAACAAGGCAGGAATTTTAGACCAAAACCAGCTTTTTGTTTCGGGTCTATGCGAAAACGTTCGTGCCCCCTATAACGTAAGAAACACATTCCGATACAAGGGAGCCTCCATGCCCAAGACCGACATGACACTTGATCGCATCAATGACCTTCTGGCACAGGCAAAAAAGGCCGGTGCAGACGATGCCGATGCCGTTTATGTCGAAGGCACATCGCTTTCGGTTGCCCAGCGTCTGGGCAAGATGGAAAAGCTTGAACGTTCCGAGGGGGCCGATCTTGGCCTGCGGGTTCTGATTGGCAAGAAACAGGCAGTTGTATCGTCATCTGATACCAGTGACGCCGCCCTTGACGAGTTGGTCGAACGTGCGGTCGCGATGGCCAAAAATGCCCCGGAAGATCCCTATTGCGGCATTGCCGACCCAAGTGAACTTGCCGAAAGTTTCAATGTCGAAGCACTTGAACTGTGCGAGCCGGGCGAGGTTGATCAGGACAAACTGATCGAATGGGCCAGCGCCTGCGAAGAAGCCGCGCGTTCCGTCGACGGCATCACCAATTCCGAAGGATCAGAAGCCGGCTGGGGCCGCCATCAGATCACGCTGGCTGCAACCAACGGCTTTGCCAATTCCTATGCCGGGTCCGGCAGCCATATCTCGGTTTCCGTATTGGCGGGCACCGGTACAGGCATGGAACGCGATTACGATTATGACAGTGCAGTCTTTTCGACTGATCTGCGCGATCCGGTCGATATCGGCAAAAAGGCCGCCGAAAAGACCCTGCGTCGTTTGAACCCGCGCAAGGTCAAAAGCGCACAGGTCCCGGTGATCTATGATCCGCGCGTTTCGGCCTCAATCGTCGGGCATCTGTCATCGGCGATTAATGGTTCCGGCATTGCACGTGGCACCAGCTTCCTGCTTGATGCTATGGGCAGCGAAATCTTTGCGCCGCATATCAACATCATTGATGACCCGCACCGCAAACGTGGTCTGCGGTCCAAGCCGTTTGATGCCGAAGGGGTCGCAAACCAGAAACGCCATCTGATCGAAAACGGTGTTCTGAAAACCTGGATCATGGATCTGCGTTCGGCCCGTCAGCTTGGCCTGAAATCCACCGGCAACGCATCGCGCGGGGCCGGAAGCCTGCCGGGGCCGTCGACCACCAACCTTTACATGGAACCGGGCACCATTTCGCCCGAAGACATGATCAAGGATATCAAGTCGGGCCTTTACATCACCGAGATGATCGGCAGCAGCGTGAATGGTGTGACGGGCGATTATTCGCGCGGTGCGTCGGGGTACTGGATCGAAAATGGCGAATTGGCCTATCCGGTGTCCGAAATCACGGTGGCGGGCAACCTCAAAGACATGTTCAAGACCGTTGTCCCGGCCAATGACCTGACATTCAAATACGGCACCAATGCCCCGACCCTTCGCATTGATGGCATGACGCTGGCCGGGCAGTAACCGACCTTCGCTATTGCCCAATCAAAAAAAGAACGCCCGGTCCATTTTGGCCGGGCGTTTTGCCTTTGCGTATCCGAAAATCCGGAGCGCCTAGGCCGACCGGATGGCATTGACGAAATTGTCCGTCGCACCTTTCAGGGTGGCAAAGTTTTCGGACAGCGTGCTAACGGCGGTTAAAACGTCGCTTGATGCTGTGCCTGCATCGTTTACAGCCTGTGAAACCGTGACAATGTTGGAACTGACAACCGTAGTCCCGGTCGCGGCCTGTTCGATGTTAAAGGCGATTTCACGGGTTGCTGCCGATTGTTCCTCCACTGCCGAGGAAATGGTCGCAACAATGCCTTCCATTTCGCTGATCGTTTGGCTGATCAGTTCGATCTGGTTGGCGGCAAAGCCGGTGCGGCTTTGGACACTGTCGACCTGGGCGCGGATTTCTTCTGTTGCCTTGGCCGTTTGCGCCGAAAGGGTTTTGACTTCGTTGGCAACCACCGCAAAGCCCTTGCCAGCATCCCCCGCCCGCGAAGCTTCAATCGTCGCATTGAGTGCGAGCATATTGGTCTGGTCGGAAATATCGGTAATCAGCTTGAGAACATGATCGATATTGTTGGATGCCTCGACCAGTTCCTTGATACCGCGCATGGTTTCGCGGGCCTGATCAACAGCCTTTTTGGCGATTTCATTTGAAAAGACAACCTGACGATTGATCTCCTCAATCGAACTGTTGAGCTCCTCAGTGGCCGAAGCAACGGAATCCACATTGCCACTTGCCTCTTCACTGGCCGAGGCAACGGCCGTCGTTTGCTCTGACGCCGCATTTGCGATCTGGGACATGCCGGTGGCCGTTGCCTGCAATTCGACAGCGGCGGCAGCCACCGCTTCGATAATGGTCCCGACACTTGTCGTAAAGCTGTCCGCAGTCTGGTTCATGAACCGCCGCTGTTCTTCCTTGGACCGTTCTTCCTGCGCGCGGGCTTCGGCTTCGAGCTCATCATTTCGGATGGCATTGGTTTTAAACACCTGAACCGCCTGTGCCATCTGGCCGATTTCGTCCTTGCGGGTCTGTCCGGGAATTTCAACACCCAGATCGTGATCGGCCAGCCTGCGCATAATGGTCGTAATCGCAGTGATTGGGCGCGACAAACGATCCCCCATGACCCAGGCCAGAACCATCCCAAGAACGGCACCACCAATTGATGCGATCAGGATTTCCTTTTCTGCCAGAATGATTTCGGCGACGACCTTTTCAAAGATGTTGTGCTCTGCCACCGCGAGTTCCTGTTTCAGGGCCTCGGCGTCGGCAATAATGCCCTCGGATGCTTCGCGCATGGTCCCGTGGACCGTGGCGACAATTTCCAGTTCGTCGGCACGGATCTTGTCGAAGACTTCGCGGTAATCAGCAAACAGGTTCTTGGCATCATCCAGCACAGCTTTCAGGTCACCCGAAAGCGGTTGATTACCGATTTGCCCCAGTGCGGCTTCAAGCTTTGCAAACTCATCGGCGGATTTCGCGCCAAAACTGTCATCCTGACGACCAATCAGGATATTGGCATACAACCTTGCCAGAAGCGCATGTTCACGTGCCGCGACTGAACGTTTGAGGAGCTCAATATCGCCGGTGTCCTGCGCATGGGCAACAAGCTTGTCGAGATCGGCAACGATCTTGATCCCGTCCGGTTCAAGGCGATCAAGGATCAGGGAATGGTATTCGTCGCTCAGGCTTTTGGCCGAGGCAAAGCTTGCCAGATAGCTTTCAAGCTCTTCGGCGATGTGTTCAATGCGGCTTCGGTGTTGTTCGCCGATGAATTTCTCACGGGCGTCATCAAGCATCAGATCAAGCTGCTTGGCATAGGTAAACACGGCTTCGGCATCTGCCGGATCAGCCGTATTGGCAAATTCACGCGCGTGACTGTTAAAGCGCAGGAATTGCGTTTCAATCTCGCTGATCAGCGCGGCTTCTTCAACATAATGGGCATATTCATCCACATCATGTGAAACAGCAACAAAGGTGAAATAAGCAAAGGCAAGTGCCGAAATGAGAATTGCCAGCACCACGGTAAAACCAGCCAGAATTTTTGTTTTTATCTGCATGTCAGCCAACACACCTGAGTTGAGAACCAAAGCAGAGGACCCCGAAACCATCGTCAATCTCCCTGAATGGCGATGATCTTCATCAACGCTATCCGTCAAATTTCGCAGCACGTTTAGCGACTCAAGATCCATCCCAATTCCCTCTGCTCGGGAGGTATAAGTCACGCGCACTACGTTAAAATCAAGGTGGGGAAAAGAAATACAACTTCAAGGACTCGTTGATAATTCATCAGGAGCACTTGAAAAATCCCGGAAGTCCGGGCATTTGACCGAGGCAACCGGACAATCCGTGTAACGACTTTGGGGTGTGCTTTTAATCCGCAGCGATCCGAAGCAGATCACGTGAAGGGTGATCGGTCATCGAAGACAATTCGGCATAAGCCGGCGGCACCATCAATCGCACAGGATAGGGGGACAAACTGATCTCGCACGGCAGTTTCCCGGCACTTTCACCATCAATCTGAAGCGGCGCCGGGCCGCAATGACTGGTGATTGTGATGCGCTCTGCCCGAACCACCGAAACGTCACTTTGGGCATGCAACCGATTAAGCGTCAGTGCCAGACCATAACGTGCCAAGGCCCCGATACCGTTGCCCGGCATCAGCACCACATCAAGGCTGTTGGCCGTCAGACTGGCATCGGGCGATATGACAAATGCCCCGCCGTAATGTTGGGCATGGGTTACAACCACGCCCGACACCCGATAATTTTCCCGGCCAATACTGACTTCAAAATCACGATGACGCGGGAAAAAGATGTTGCGAAGGCCTTCCAGAACATAGGCCCCCTTGCCAATCAGGCGTTTGAGGCGCAGCGAAACATTGGCGACCGTATCGGCATCGGCCCCCATGCCGACCATCAAAAAGAACGCCCGGCCATTGACCAGTCCGGGACGGACCCAGACCATGCCGGGATTATTGATATAGTCGGCAATCGCGCGTGCCCGGATTTCAAGCCCGACCTCGACCGCAAGCACATTGGCTGTTCCAAGCGGGATGATGCCAAGTGGCGGGACCTCGTGCCCGTCAATCTGGGCATCAAGCAATCCGTTTAATGCCTCGTTCAGGGACCCGTCGCCCCCGGCAACAAACAAACGTTGATGGGCACGAACCTTGCGGGCCAGTTCGCGGGCGTGACCGGGATGGGTGGTTTGCAGCAACTCCACCTTGATGCCGGCATGTTGCAATATCTGGGATAAGAACCGCTGTTTATTGCCACCGGCACGTGGATTGAAGATGACAGTCACATCCGCTTCGGTCATTTGGACCCACTTCCGAAATAAAAATGAAATAAATTTTTCACAGCACCTACCATATGAAATAAAACATGTAACAGTTGCTTTACAGAACTGCGAAATTTCTGTGAACGGGTTATATAATCGAACGATTTGTTTTAAACCGATACTGGTTTGGAACAGTATTCGGCAAGACAAACTGTCGAATTCCAGCCATCCTTTTGGCAGGATACGGAGGAGCGGCAATGACAGCGATGACGCTGCAACCGCATTACCGCACGGTCTGGATTTCAGACGTCCATCTGGGGACACGTGGATGTCAGGCAGACCTTCTATTGGATTTCCTCAATGAAGTGACGGCAGACACCTATTATCTGGTGGGTGACATTATTGACGGCTGGCGCCTGAAGAAAAGCTGGTACTGGCCGGAAAGTCATCATGCCGTGATCACGACAATCATGGAAAAGGCAAAGAATGGCGCCAAAGTCATCTTCGTCCCCGGGAACCATGATGAATTTGCCCGCGAGTTTGTCGATATGACCTTTGGCCATGTCGACGTTAAAATGAACGATATCCACGTCACCGCCGATGGCAAGCGCCTTTTGGTCATCCATGGCGATGAATTTGACGGCGTCGTCAAATACGCCAAGTGGCTGGCCTACCTTGGTGACACCGCCTACAACCTCGCCATTACGCTCAACCGCTATTTCAACGGCGTTCGCCGCCGGCTTGGTTACGGATACTGGTCGCTTTCGGCCTATCTTAAGAACCGGGTGAAGAACGCGGTTCAGTTCATCTGCAACTTTGAAAATGCCGTCGCCCACGAAGCCGCCAAACGCAAGGTGGATGGCGTGGTCTGCGGCCATATCCATCACGCCGAAAAACGCAAGATCGGCGATGTGCTCTATTGCAATGATGGTGACTGGGTTGAAAGCTGTACGGCCCTTGTCGAAGACAAGGAAGGCAAGCTCGAACTGCTGCACTGGGCCGAAATGCGCCAGATGGCGATGAGCCATTCACGCCCCGGTCACGACGCGGCAAGCGCCCCGTCGCTTGGCCTTGGCAAATTGATTTCCATGTTTCGTATCGCCCATGAAGCGGGCAACTCTGCATCGGGCTCTTCGAAAAAGGGCAATGATGCACCGATTGGAAAGACTGCATGAAAATACTGATCGTAACCGATGCCTGGTATCCGCAGGTCAACGGTGTTGTCCGTACCCTTGAAACCGTACGGGGCGAATTGGGCGAGATGGGACATGACGTTCATGTCATCTCGCCCGATCAGTTTAAAACCATCCCCTGCCCGACCTACCCGGAAATCCGGCTGGCGCTTTTTGCCAAACGCAAAATGGCCAAGATGATCGAGGCCCTTCATCCCGTCGCCATTCATATTTCGACCGAAGGCCCGCTGGGTCAGGCCGCACGGGCCTATTGCCTTAAGCGTGGCATTCCTTTTTCGACCGCCTATCACACGCGCTTCCCGGAATATATTCATGCCCGCTGGCGTCTGCCGCTTTCGATCCTTTATCGCGGCATGAAGCATTTCCACGGCAAATCGCAATCCGTCATGGTCGCAACCGAAACCCTGCGTCAGGAACTGTCCGACTGGGGCTTTAACAACCTGCAAATCTGGTCACGCGGTGTCGATCTGGACCTGTTCCGCCCCCGCCCGGAAGCCAGTTTTGGCGATTT encodes the following:
- a CDS encoding type II toxin-antitoxin system CcdA family antitoxin; this encodes MTADVKAKQRKPTNVSLDAELLQEAKKLGINISRSAESGLRDAISMKRAELWKEQNKAALAASNSYVEKHGIPLAKHRKF
- a CDS encoding YegS/Rv2252/BmrU family lipid kinase — translated: MTEADVTVIFNPRAGGNKQRFLSQILQHAGIKVELLQTTHPGHARELARKVRAHQRLFVAGGDGSLNEALNGLLDAQIDGHEVPPLGIIPLGTANVLAVEVGLEIRARAIADYINNPGMVWVRPGLVNGRAFFLMVGMGADADTVANVSLRLKRLIGKGAYVLEGLRNIFFPRHRDFEVSIGRENYRVSGVVVTHAQHYGGAFVISPDASLTANSLDVVLMPGNGIGALARYGLALTLNRLHAQSDVSVVRAERITITSHCGPAPLQIDGESAGKLPCEISLSPYPVRLMVPPAYAELSSMTDHPSRDLLRIAAD
- a CDS encoding CcdB family protein, with the translated sequence MAKGDICRFEDGYVVDVQSDLLSDLQTRVVVPLKPIAEYTMPADRLNPVIQINGDDWVLLPQFIATVGLAEIGEKAGEFEDSFALTNALDMVFHGF
- a CDS encoding UbiD family decarboxylase, with the protein product MPYQSLRDFMDALEKTGRLVRVTEPVSPNLEMTEIQTRLLAEGGPAVLFENVVGDDGKKYDMPVLVNLFGTVDRVAAGMNRKPEELREVGETLAFLKQPEPPASIREAFSMLPLAKTVMAMKPKTVSKAPCQEIVLQGDDIDLARIPVQSCWPGEPGPLITWPLVVTQGPSAGTKGGDKRDVFNLGIYRMQVLGKNKTIMRWLKHRGGAQHHARWKQEKREPLPAAIVLGADPGTILAAVTPVPDTLSEYQFAGLLRGEKVELVDCKTVPLKVPATAEIILEGYVSLDEYAPEGPYGDHTGYYNSVEDFPVFTVTAITMRKKPIYLSTFTGRPPDEPSVLGEALNDVFVPLLQQQFPEIVDFWLPPEGCSYRIAVVSMKKAYAGHAKRVMMGVWSFLRQFMYTKFVIVVDDDIDVRDWKDVMWAISTRMDPVRDITTVTDTPIDYLDFASPVSGLGGKLGLDATNKLPGETNREWGEKIYMDDDIIDRVDQKWERYGLPGTGKKIWRD
- a CDS encoding UDP-2,3-diacylglucosamine diphosphatase: MTAMTLQPHYRTVWISDVHLGTRGCQADLLLDFLNEVTADTYYLVGDIIDGWRLKKSWYWPESHHAVITTIMEKAKNGAKVIFVPGNHDEFAREFVDMTFGHVDVKMNDIHVTADGKRLLVIHGDEFDGVVKYAKWLAYLGDTAYNLAITLNRYFNGVRRRLGYGYWSLSAYLKNRVKNAVQFICNFENAVAHEAAKRKVDGVVCGHIHHAEKRKIGDVLYCNDGDWVESCTALVEDKEGKLELLHWAEMRQMAMSHSRPGHDAASAPSLGLGKLISMFRIAHEAGNSASGSSKKGNDAPIGKTA
- a CDS encoding HAMP domain-containing methyl-accepting chemotaxis protein, coding for MQIKTKILAGFTVVLAILISALAFAYFTFVAVSHDVDEYAHYVEEAALISEIETQFLRFNSHAREFANTADPADAEAVFTYAKQLDLMLDDAREKFIGEQHRSRIEHIAEELESYLASFASAKSLSDEYHSLILDRLEPDGIKIVADLDKLVAHAQDTGDIELLKRSVAAREHALLARLYANILIGRQDDSFGAKSADEFAKLEAALGQIGNQPLSGDLKAVLDDAKNLFADYREVFDKIRADELEIVATVHGTMREASEGIIADAEALKQELAVAEHNIFEKVVAEIILAEKEILIASIGGAVLGMVLAWVMGDRLSRPITAITTIMRRLADHDLGVEIPGQTRKDEIGQMAQAVQVFKTNAIRNDELEAEARAQEERSKEEQRRFMNQTADSFTTSVGTIIEAVAAAAVELQATATGMSQIANAASEQTTAVASASEEASGNVDSVASATEELNSSIEEINRQVVFSNEIAKKAVDQARETMRGIKELVEASNNIDHVLKLITDISDQTNMLALNATIEASRAGDAGKGFAVVANEVKTLSAQTAKATEEIRAQVDSVQSRTGFAANQIELISQTISEMEGIVATISSAVEEQSAATREIAFNIEQAATGTTVVSSNIVTVSQAVNDAGTASSDVLTAVSTLSENFATLKGATDNFVNAIRSA
- a CDS encoding TldD/PmbA family protein — translated: MPKTDMTLDRINDLLAQAKKAGADDADAVYVEGTSLSVAQRLGKMEKLERSEGADLGLRVLIGKKQAVVSSSDTSDAALDELVERAVAMAKNAPEDPYCGIADPSELAESFNVEALELCEPGEVDQDKLIEWASACEEAARSVDGITNSEGSEAGWGRHQITLAATNGFANSYAGSGSHISVSVLAGTGTGMERDYDYDSAVFSTDLRDPVDIGKKAAEKTLRRLNPRKVKSAQVPVIYDPRVSASIVGHLSSAINGSGIARGTSFLLDAMGSEIFAPHINIIDDPHRKRGLRSKPFDAEGVANQKRHLIENGVLKTWIMDLRSARQLGLKSTGNASRGAGSLPGPSTTNLYMEPGTISPEDMIKDIKSGLYITEMIGSSVNGVTGDYSRGASGYWIENGELAYPVSEITVAGNLKDMFKTVVPANDLTFKYGTNAPTLRIDGMTLAGQ